From a single Toxoplasma gondii ME49 chromosome II, whole genome shotgun sequence genomic region:
- a CDS encoding hypothetical protein (encoded by transcript TGME49_297790) yields MAKERVAPFEFGAALPDCFPRDSAVSLAPPQFDPALRETSSLSPLEASRLSTLPEALPTLPFSAASRAQAGSEPAAAADAPLAWPALTPFPQSTSSAFFSREPRPAHAVTRGGPQKRCAAAFDSSRSSSLDADCGWGVQTPDSALSGAEEERSGDNAPFFDRKRLRRSPLSAFADKSCCRPRKLFGVAHSRQVKKVVTKRLDCLDTASSLPSLAIPLSDALRSSAPAGWLAPPASTSESLFSSLLSSFPTPCSSHVPSEDSLDVSALGPLHADSRASSLPRFLSSPPKSDNFSCSSDRAPPSALRPLSSQPSPSLPVHPSASFSLPASSASWTLSSPLAAAEDCLGECIRRQSALVSAEVQMSPSGEFRAAEAAVHASEEAQTAGERASGERGESREERELTAAQWDVKRKMQETLEQQMQLYRQQMRQSESSFLPAWGGAPSMETFCL; encoded by the coding sequence aTGGCGAAGGAACGCGTCGCCCCGTTCGAGTTCGGCGCCGCGTTGCCCGACTGCTTTCCGCGCGActctgcggtgtctctggCTCCTCCGCAATTCGACCCTGCGCTCCGAGAGACCTCctcgttgtctcctctcgaagCTTCGCGCCTGTCTACTCTCCCCGAGGCTCTCCCGACTCTGCCGTTCTCCGCTGCTTCGCGCGCTCAAGCAGGATCTGAGCCGGCCGCGGCTGCGGACGCTCCTTTGGCCTGGCCGGCGCTGACGCCCTTCCCTCAGTCCACTTCgtccgcgtttttctccagagagccgcgccccgcgcatgcagtgactCGCGGTGGCCCTCAGAAGCGctgcgccgccgccttcgaCTCCTCGCGGTCCTCCTCGCTCGACGCGGATTGCGGCTGGGGTGTGCAGACACCCGACTCGGCGCTGTCGGGCGCGGAGGAGGAGCGGAGTGGGGACAACGCTCCTTTCTTCGACCGCAAGCGCCTGCGGCGCTCGccgctctctgcgttcgcaGACAAGTCTTGCTGTCGACCCAGGAAGCTCTTCGGAGTGGCGCACAGCCGCCAGGTCAAGAAGGTAGTGACGAAGCGACTGGACTGTCTAGACACCGCGTCGTCgctcccttctctcgctaTCCCTCTCTCCGACGCGCTTCGTTCTTCAGCCCCTGCCGGCTGGCTCGCGCCGCCTGCCTCGACGTCGgagtcgcttttctcttctctcctctcgtcttttccgaCGCCTTGCTCCTCCCATGTTCCCTCGGAGGACTCTCTCGACGTCTCCGCACTGgggcctctgcatgcagactcgcgtgcgtcttctctgcctcgctttctctcttctccgccgaAAAGTGACAACTTCTCATGCTCGTCAGACAGAGCGCCTCCGTCGGCTCTACGTCCTTTGTCTTCACAgccgtctccctctttgcCTGTGCAcccctctgcttcgttttcgcttcctgcttcctcggcttcgtGGACGTTgtcgtcgcctctcgctgccgCAGAAGACTGCCTTGGAGAATGCATCCGGCGGCAGAGCGCTCTCGTCTCGGCGGAAGTTCAGATGTCTCCCTCTGGCGAGTTCAGGGCCGCGGAAGccgcagtgcatgcgtccgaggaggcgcagaccgccggagaaagagcatcgggagagagaggagagtcCCGCGAGGAGCGCGAACTGACGGCGGCGCAGTGGGATGTGAAGCGAAAGATGCAGGAGACACTTGAGCAGCAAAtgcagctgtacagacagcagaTGCGACAGAGCGAAAGCAGCTTCCTGCCCGCGTGGGGAGGCGCCCCCAGCATGGAAACCTTTTGCCTCTAA